The nucleotide sequence TCACCACGTCGTGGTCACGCCACCCCACCGGCACGGTGTACTGAGCGGAGACTTCGGCGATTTCGGCCAGGAACTCGGCGGGAATCACCTTGCCGTCCACCGTGTCGATCACCGGCGCCTCGTAGTTGAACGACGGCCCCAGGATGCTGTTGGCAAACGCCGGGCGCTGGCTGAAAGCGGAGGTCAGGATCGCCGAGGTGCTGAAGGCGTAATGCATCGAATCGTCGGCCGGGTTGAAGGAAATCTGCGTCTGCGGGTCATCACCGATGATCTGCAACAAATCCTCGATGACCACGGCCGAAGGGTCCGAAAGCGTTGGCGAATAATGGCAAACCAGCCGACGCCACTTTTCCCCCGCCACGGTACGGCTGTAGCGAATAGGGTTGTTTTCGAAGAAGCTGCGGCAGCCCGGGGACAGCCTCGCCAGCACTTTCTCACCGTCGCAGATCGTGGTTTGCGATCCCTTGCGTGGCGCTTCCTGGCAATAGAACCAGGTCATGTCCGGCCAGAACGGCGAGTTGCCATTTTCGCAATGCAGGCCGACCGCCTGATGCCCCGCATCCACCAACTGCGCAGCCCCGCCGACCATGACCCGCGCCGGATCCAGGCTCAGCCGTGAACTGTTCTGCCTGACGTAGGCGCTGAACGCCTCGGCGCTGTGGATGCAGTTGCGAAACAACACGACACCGTAGTGTCCCAGCAGCTCATACAACTCAGTCTTGCCCAGGCTGGCGAAGTGGTGCGACTCGACGATGGAGACGTCCGGGTTTTCAAAGTGAAAGGCAGGTGTGCTCATTGGATGCGTTCCCTTGCAGAGTGGAAAAAACTGTAGCGATATCGGCACGTTTCGGTCGGCCGGTGACGGTGTAGAGCTGCTCGATCAACGGATCGTCCTGGGTCAACAACCAGAGCCGGCTCGGTCGCTCGATGTCGGAGAAGCGGGCGGTCGACCAGGTCACCAGCTCATCGCTGGCCGGCGTCGACTCGACGCACAGCAACGCCACCAGACCATGCTGCTCATCGAAGAACACCGCGGCGTCGTTGACGCCCGGGTATTTGCGATACTCCAGCTCGACCTGCTCGGGGCTGACGTTGCGGCCGTTGGGCAGGCAAATCACGTTCTTCTTGCGCCCGTGCACGTAGAGGTAGCCGTCTTCGTCGAGCATCCCCAGATCCCCGGTGTCCATCCAGCCGTCGCCAGACATGGAGCAGGCGCTGGGGTCCGTCCCCGAATAACCGCTGAACAGCGAGCTACTCTTGACCTCGATGGTCTGGTCGGCGCCGATCCGCACCTGGACATGGGGCAGCGGCTTGCCGACGCTGCCCAGGCGTTGCTCTTGGAAGGTGTTCATGCTGACCACCGAGGCGTTTTCCGACAGCCCGTA is from Pseudomonas sp. B21-056 and encodes:
- a CDS encoding TauD/TfdA family dioxygenase, producing MSTPAFHFENPDVSIVESHHFASLGKTELYELLGHYGVVLFRNCIHSAEAFSAYVRQNSSRLSLDPARVMVGGAAQLVDAGHQAVGLHCENGNSPFWPDMTWFYCQEAPRKGSQTTICDGEKVLARLSPGCRSFFENNPIRYSRTVAGEKWRRLVCHYSPTLSDPSAVVIEDLLQIIGDDPQTQISFNPADDSMHYAFSTSAILTSAFSQRPAFANSILGPSFNYEAPVIDTVDGKVIPAEFLAEIAEVSAQYTVPVGWRDHDVVMIDNRRVMHGRETIVDERRRIFNALSYR